AGTACAAACTTAGTTACTTAGTGTACGACACTATTCAGTTGATTACATCACATGCCTTTTTTCCAAATATAGATACTCCTCACATTAGCTTTTGAATCCAAAAGGCCAAAACATTAAAAACCTTATACCGACTAACAAGTTAAAGCATGCTCAAGCACCCTTGTGAATTAAAAGTAAAACTCTAAATTGGAAACTCTTAGAGCTATGTTTTCCGAGTTACAGCAAGTTACGGAAGGCATCAGCTTACAAAGCTCATATAAACCTATGCAGGAGGAAAAACTATGTTTCTCATACTAGTTTAGTAAGAACTCAGTATAGACAGATAGAGTAGGAGTCTACTGTACACTGCATTTGACCTTTTATTTACCAGTTACAGGAAGATGATTGAATTCATAATTAATTTAGCACCTTATTCCTCAAGGCTCAAGCAGCCACCATCACATTGTCCCTAGAAAAAGGATGCACATAGCTTGCTTACCAACTTTCTCCTGTTCCTTTGCCAGTGCTGAAGTTGTTCACGAGCGCTTCTCCAACTGTGACCATTACCGGCATCAGGAAGCGAAGCATCTATATCCATTGAATTTTTAGAAACATCATCCATGGATTCATTTTCCTTGATGGTAGACAACGTTGCACAGTCAAGAGGTTTACAGAGGCCAAAATCTGAAAGTTTCATATGGCCATTCTTGTCAAGAAGAAGGTTATCTGGTTTAATGTCCCTGGATAAAGATTCAGGAAAAATACCTTCAGTAGCTACTCACAAAATAATACAGGATACAAGCATTAAAAATGGATTATGTTTACTGAAGTTTTCATCTCAGACAATGATACAGTACAAACCTGTGGATATAGTTATGCTTGTGAATAGATTCTATGGCCAAGACACTCTGTGCTATATAAAATTTTGCAACCTTTTCAGTTAAGATATCCTCTCTCATCAGAAGGGTCATCATGTCACCCCCAGGAAGATATTCCATGATCAGATACAAATACTCAGCATCTTGAAAGGAGTAAAATAGTTTTACAATGCAGTGACTGTCAACTTCTGCAAGCAAGTTCCTTTCAGCTCGAACATGTTCCACCTAGGAGGAAAGAAGAAGTTGAGATGAAATGAACTTTCTACCAGAACAATTAAGTGAGAATTCATGCTGTATCGTAATCAGTATTCAGCCAAAAAAAAGAGGGTTATATTAAAAGAGGCCacctgaaaaataaaataaaattggagGCTCCAAAAACAAGACCATTAACGTTATATAAGAGCACAAACAGGTGATTGGTCAGGAAATAGAATGAACCACAAACTTTTCCAGCGTTACAAGGCCACTGTGATCATCAATTTTTGCAATAGCTCCATTTACAAATAGAAGAAATACCATTCTTACAAATCCAGAAATGTAAATCAAATGAAGAGGCAATTGAGACACTAGTGAATATCTTATTGAAGGATCTGAAATAGGAGattatgaaataataaagtaaaaaaattgTATCTAACTCAAGTTTTGATAAAGGTCAAGTTATACAACATTCATAACATCAATCAACTATCAGTCTCTAAAAACATCACAAGTTCCTGATTCGTCAAAACAGCTTACTCTAAGAAAATGCCAAAAAGTTTTCAGTATAAGCTTTATGAACTTGCATCAACAATCAAAATATGTAGAGCGTTACCTGTCCTCGGCTAAGCATTTCggattttttcaattttttcatgGCATAAATATTTCCAGATTTCTTTTCCCGGCACAGTTGGACCTGGAGAATGGGAAATCAACACAGTATAAATACGGTGATAACAACATAATTCTTTAGCTGTAAGCCAATAGAAGTTTTTGTAATAGGCAACAATGAAGAGACAGGATATCAATAACCAAAGTATATTAATGCAGGTAAGAAGTAAGAACCTCTTGGTAGATTTCAGCCAAAAAGGAATGCAAGTTCACTTAAAATTACAGGACATTAAGATCATCATTACTATCACATTATAAGAGTTATTTCCAACAAACTCACACCTCAGCAATGCCTTGctaaaatacattaaaatacttgatttcttttcttcttttttggcaggggaaggggggggggggggggtgggggggtgGTAATTGGGCAAGTAAAATCAGACTGATAAGAAAGATCACAATAGTGTGACACCTGTATAGAACAGGAGCATTAGGCACAAGCAAAAAAGATACTCAGCCTCAGAGACACAGAGGGTAGTACGTAAACATACAGGGCAGAAACAGTTGACTTCAAAATACTTGCTTAACATGTTCTTACATTATGCAGCTAGACAGTCTAGACTGGGTTCCAGAAAGCATAGTAAGAAGTGTTCTacaaacaatattaaacattggATGTCTCTAATAAAAAAGATGCCCCCACCAAACCCCTTCTACTAAGGTCTTACACGAAATCGTAACTTTAAATCTGGAACCAATAATGATACCACTTTCTTATTACtggagaggggggggggggggttaagATTGGGGGGGAACGCCCAACAAAAGGATCATTATTAAGTACAAATGTACAATACTTAACAACAACTTGGTTCTAATAATGTCCATCCGAAAACTGCAAAACTCAAATGTAGAATTATAAAATACCAAAAATTATAAGCACTGCATGCAGATTTCCATCACATCCAGGATTAGAGAGAACAATATATTGAATGCATTACTATCGACACTCACCTCACCATAAGCTCCTCTCCCGATGATGGTCAATAGTTCAAAGTCATTGACGCATATCCTATTCCTTTTCAGTCGCATAAACTCTGTCTCTTTTCGCTCCAAATCTTTTATCAAGCTCATTTGCTCTTCTTCGGGCACATCTGAAGAAGCTAGCTGTTTTTCTAGTACCCAGCGTCTACAACAATAAGGTACGAAGCCACTTAAAAGGCACattctaacccaaaatcaaaattatGCACCGGTATAACAACAGTCATCAGTGTGATGCTTTTGCACCTTAtgagaaaacaaattaaatgagTACAAGTAAATCTTTCGATTAAGAACCAACCAGATAACTCCTTCAATTTAAGGAAGAAATTGAGAAATATATTCTATCAGAACCATAAATTGAGAAACTTATCCCATCTGTAAAAGATGTTATGAACTATTACATACAACAATTGGTACCATGATTAAGACTTCACGCTTGAACTTTGAGCTGTTTGGAGTATATGACAAAGACATAGGTCACTACAACATACAGATAATATCTATAATATAAACCAGCATAAGGCAACTTAACAGCAAATATCACAAATGATAAGTGGAATCCTATTTGTTATCTGAAAGTAACTAAGACAGTTTAACCAATTTTGATATAGTTCTCCTTTAAAGGTGAATTAATACTAGATCAGAAAAGTGACGTATTATAAAGGGAAAAATGACCAATATGAAAAGAAAATGTTGGGAGAAAAAATACAACCCAAGTAGAATAGTTCAGAGAATTCCCTAACCAGGCATCCACGTAATGTTCCCAAGAGAAGAAAATTAGAATAGTCGATGACCCAGATAAGAACCAAGAAGAACCCAACAAAAAGATCACGATCATTCCGTAACAAAGACATATTACATGTGTGTTGAATTAACCCCGATTTTATCTCTTCCCCACCAAGCCTATCCAACCAGGCCATTAGCTACTAAGAGGGTTTGATAACATGAACTCTTTCATTGAGCTACCTTATCCAATATTTCCCCTCCACATAAAGTGTGCAAGTATACTAAGCTATTGTACCTTCTTCAACTCACGACAAGAACCAGCTTAATAACCAATATTCATAATGTCCATAACTAAATACTTCCAGAGGACCTAGCTTCTCTAAATTAATGGCATGTGCACACTTCTTATTTAATTACCACAAGCATAAGTTTATCCATTCAAATTTCTAGACAATGATGACGAAACCTTCACCATTTCCTTCAATTCATGGCTCATGCCATTCATGATCCATATACTTGAGAAgaggatttaaaaaaaaaagtacatatACAAGAAGACAACTTTACTAAAAGAAACGCAAGAAAAGAATCTTTGGATCATTAAAAGGAACCCAGATCCCTTCACTTATTACATCCATATCGGGTGAATTATATCCTTGAAAGGCGACAACATTAAAGAGAACTAAATGTATCAGTTTTACTACCAAAGCAACAAGTTCAAGGCGTACCTCCTTCAATTCTCTTCCCTTGCAGAATGAAATCTTAACTACTCTCATTTCACACTCCCTTATAGGCTAAAGGTGGATCTACcaaaatacttcaaatctctTAACTTATCATAATAAGATAAACCCTTTTCACTCAACCAGTTTCGTCTGTTTCTCAATGTAGATCACAAATTCAGAATGAATAATGATAACTTCACCCCTCCCCCCTCCTCCACTTCCTACTACACCTGAAAATTTTAAGTATCACTGTATCAGCATCCCTAACTAGCCACAAGTactaacttattttatctgctAATTTACTATCACACACACTGCAGTTGGAAGAGGCAAGTCTGAAACTCTCATTTCCTTCACTAACTCCAACTGAGAGCGACGCCACCAAGCACAAAACAGTGGATCTATCAGAATCCTTCAATTCTCCAAACATACCATGGTAAAAGTATATTCAAATACCTAGCAACTTTCACCCATACCTCAAGTAGATCTCGTCAAACAGGACAGACAATGGTAACTCCTCTGCCCCCTACCACAATTcctactacaattgaaaaattgAGGAATGGCACCCCTCGTTAACTTCAAGTATAAGTTTTCTTTTTTCCACTAATTACAAACACACATTACAGTTGGAACAGGCATGCCTAGAACTTCCATTTCATACCAACACTCATTTCCTTCACTAACTCCAATCAAGATCGAGTTCGTTTCTCCTGTCGATTCTCCATAACTTACTTCAGCATTTCCCTATTGAATTCAATCTATTTCTGAAATCTAAAACCGTAAATTGGATTCTACTCCAAGAAACAAAACCCCTAACTTACAACACATTACCACTCCACCTACTACAACACTATCATCAGCTCACACACAATGCCGCAATTCTTAAAAATGTCATCCAAATCAATCACTCActcaatcaatcaatcaaccaaAAGTCAGTTCCTTAATCCAAAACCTCAAAtaaatgggaaaaaaaaatcagcacaagcaaaaaagaaatcaaacaatTAACTGAGATCTAAATCAGTACAAATTCACTTCAAATTAATGGGTAAATAAcaacaattaaaatcaaaactacatccaaaaattaaattgaaaaaagATAATAAAAAATCAGAACCTCTCTTTTCTTTCTTGAATGTTCTTCATCTGAGATCGATAGTGATTCTCGATAAACTTCTTAGCTGCCTTGACTTTCTCCATCGTCAGAGTTGACCCCATCACttcctcctctctctctcctccctcatgattctccatcttctt
This sequence is a window from Spinacia oleracea cultivar Varoflay chromosome 1, BTI_SOV_V1, whole genome shotgun sequence. Protein-coding genes within it:
- the LOC110795864 gene encoding uncharacterized protein isoform X1: MENHEGGEREEEVMGSTLTMEKVKAAKKFIENHYRSQMKNIQERKERRWVLEKQLASSDVPEEEQMSLIKDLERKETEFMRLKRNRICVNDFELLTIIGRGAYGEVQLCREKKSGNIYAMKKLKKSEMLSRGQVEHVRAERNLLAEVDSHCIVKLFYSFQDAEYLYLIMEYLPGGDMMTLLMREDILTEKVAKFYIAQSVLAIESIHKHNYIHRDIKPDNLLLDKNGHMKLSDFGLCKPLDCATLSTIKENESMDDVSKNSMDIDASLPDAGNGHSWRSAREQLQHWQRNRRKLAFSTVGTPDYIAPEVLLKKGYGMECDWWSLGAIMYEMLVGYPPFYSDDPITTCRKIVHWRHYLKFPDDAKLTFEARDLICRLLCDVEHRLGTGGAEQIKVHAWFKDVEWDRLYETDAAYKPQVNGELDTQNFMKFDEANPPTPSRSGSGPSRKMLTSKDLSFVGYTYKNFDAVKGLKHSFDRKGSTSPKRPSLDSMFNENGMDYTAKHAEEMDVQMLTADDCMSP
- the LOC110795864 gene encoding uncharacterized protein isoform X2; translation: MENHEGGEREEEVMGSTLTMEKVKAAKKFIENHYRSQMKNIQERKERRWVLEKQLASSDVPEEEQMSLIKDLERKETEFMRLKRNRICVNDFELLTIIGRGAYGEVQLCREKKSGNIYAMKKLKKSEMLSRGQVEHVRAERNLLAEVDSHCIVKLFYSFQDAEYLYLIMEYLPGGDMMTLLMREDILTEKVAKFYIAQSVLAIESIHKHNYIHRDIKPDNLLLDKNGHMKLSDFGLCKPLDCATLSTIKENESMDDVSKNSMDIDASLPDAGNGHSWRSAREQLQHWQRNRRKLAFSTVGTPDYIAPEVLLKKGYGMECDWWSLGAIMYEMLVGYPPFYSDDPITTCRKIVHWRHYLKFPDDAKLTFEARDLICRLLCDVEHRLGTGGAEQIKVHAWFKDVEWDRLYETDAAYKPQVNGELDTQNFMKFDEANPPTPSRSGSGPSRKMLTSKDLSFVGYTYKNFDAVKDRKGSTSPKRPSLDSMFNENGMDYTAKHAEEMDVQMLTADDCMSP